From one Bacteroides intestinalis DSM 17393 genomic stretch:
- a CDS encoding DUF3871 family protein → MRNLVIMPAMAQRRESLNMGEFAEEAIIVEEVTAPKKVNHFIEANTQEVTLQHLQQDCIIPSFASMEETISHQSFIGAVVDAAKDYFHGEQFDMPEIRISHPINGRIPSALGKKASELTDEEKTLFYQRMCFCFEIPSIVHDEYGNRLALSIGGVRTYNEINLYSKKSVERFKIFIGFRNRVCSNLMLTTDGLQDKIEVLSVQELYAAALNLFHAYNPSKDLHLLRTLGQMSISTSEFCQIIGRMRLYQALTPNQQKRLPRLLLGDSQINAACRAFVSDVNFKSTGDSITGWQLLNLLNGSVKSSYIDNFLERNLNCTEFVQGIQRAKLGDSEYAWFLG, encoded by the coding sequence ATGAGAAATTTAGTTATCATGCCAGCTATGGCACAGCGTAGAGAATCATTAAACATGGGTGAGTTTGCAGAAGAAGCAATCATTGTAGAAGAAGTTACAGCACCCAAGAAAGTAAACCATTTCATTGAAGCGAATACGCAGGAAGTAACCTTACAGCACCTACAACAAGACTGCATCATTCCAAGTTTTGCATCAATGGAAGAAACTATTAGTCACCAATCCTTTATAGGTGCAGTAGTGGATGCAGCTAAAGATTACTTTCATGGAGAGCAGTTTGATATGCCAGAGATTAGAATTTCACACCCTATCAATGGTAGAATACCAAGTGCATTAGGTAAGAAGGCTTCTGAACTGACTGATGAAGAGAAAACTTTGTTCTATCAGAGAATGTGTTTCTGCTTTGAAATTCCATCCATTGTACACGATGAATACGGTAATCGTTTAGCATTATCCATTGGTGGAGTGAGAACATATAACGAGATTAACTTGTACAGTAAGAAGTCTGTTGAGAGATTTAAAATCTTCATAGGATTTAGAAATAGAGTTTGCAGTAATCTCATGCTCACCACTGACGGTTTGCAGGATAAGATAGAAGTCCTAAGCGTACAGGAACTATATGCAGCAGCATTGAATCTGTTCCATGCTTACAACCCATCCAAAGACCTACATTTGTTAAGAACACTTGGGCAGATGTCAATCTCAACAAGCGAGTTCTGTCAAATAATAGGCAGGATGAGATTATATCAAGCTCTTACACCCAACCAACAGAAACGCTTACCTCGTCTATTATTAGGAGACAGTCAGATTAATGCAGCTTGTAGAGCATTCGTTTCTGATGTGAACTTCAAGAGTACAGGGGACAGCATTACAGGCTGGCAGCTCTTAAACCTGCTCAATGGTTCTGTAAAGTCAAGTTACATTGATAACTTCTTGGAGAGGAATCTTAACTGTACAGAGTTTGTACAAGGCATTCAACGTGCCAAATTAGGAGATAGTGAATACGCTTGGTTCTTGGGCTGA
- a CDS encoding JAB domain-containing protein produces the protein MDIDYTVGEVELSYKPKFKKLHKVVSSEDAYKYLLPTYKEGTICYKEYFKVLFLNQASQILGYTLISEGGITETCADVRVILQAALLTNSVAIILAHNHPSGSMKPSRQDIEITKQVKDAARLMRITVTDHLILTDAGYYSFADEGEL, from the coding sequence ATGGATATAGATTATACTGTGGGTGAAGTGGAACTGTCCTACAAACCCAAATTCAAGAAACTGCATAAGGTAGTCAGTTCAGAGGACGCTTATAAATACTTACTTCCTACCTATAAGGAGGGAACTATCTGTTACAAAGAATATTTTAAAGTCTTGTTTCTAAACCAAGCCAGCCAAATTTTAGGTTACACTCTCATTTCAGAGGGAGGAATTACTGAAACTTGTGCTGATGTCAGAGTAATTCTACAAGCTGCATTACTCACCAACTCAGTAGCCATTATTCTTGCACATAATCACCCAAGTGGTAGCATGAAACCAAGTAGACAGGATATAGAGATTACTAAACAGGTCAAGGATGCTGCAAGACTTATGAGGATTACAGTAACAGACCACCTCATATTAACAGATGCAGGATATTACAGCTTCGCAGACGAGGGAGAATTATAA
- a CDS encoding tyrosine-type recombinase/integrase has product MSLKYSSTTADYLVWSDAMNLIRKLAKDENYKISLLISLGCFTGLRISDILSLRWKQILGADEFTVIEKKTGKVRTIRLNPQLQQHIKECYEHINPVGINAPILISQKGTIFTVQRINIILKEVKKKYKLKIKNFSCHSLRKTFGRQVYNMNSDNAELALVKLMELFNHSSVAITKRYLGLRQEEILQTYDCLSF; this is encoded by the coding sequence ATGTCACTTAAATATTCAAGCACAACCGCAGACTATCTTGTTTGGTCTGATGCAATGAACCTCATAAGGAAGTTAGCCAAAGACGAGAATTATAAAATCTCACTCCTTATTAGTTTGGGATGCTTCACAGGATTAAGAATATCTGATATTCTATCTCTAAGGTGGAAGCAGATATTAGGTGCTGACGAGTTTACAGTAATTGAGAAGAAGACAGGCAAAGTAAGAACTATCAGACTGAACCCCCAATTACAGCAGCACATCAAAGAGTGCTACGAGCATATAAATCCAGTTGGAATCAATGCACCAATTCTTATAAGTCAGAAAGGCACTATCTTCACAGTACAGAGAATCAATATCATTCTTAAAGAGGTAAAGAAGAAGTACAAGTTAAAGATTAAGAACTTTAGCTGCCATTCACTTAGAAAGACTTTTGGCAGACAGGTCTATAACATGAACAGCGATAACGCAGAGTTGGCATTAGTAAAACTCATGGAACTGTTTAATCATAGTTCTGTTGCCATTACTAAAAGATACTTGGGATTAAGGCAGGAAGAAATCTTACAGACTTATGACTGTTTGAGCTTCTAA
- a CDS encoding penicillin-binding transpeptidase domain-containing protein: MKKINIGIFTFIILLTSCQFQPHKGKPNSIIDNTLQAKATSILENKLSELNALSGQTIIMEVQTGHIKAMVGLERKDSANYQPCENFSQAHESALMHPISILAALETGKVKLTNMVDVGDGSYSVQDRELKDHNWHRGGYGEISIKQGLASSSNIAVYKTMEKAFEDDAQAYFNLLNNMSYGKPDSIAGIANLKPAYFVTPKDSGWSDTAFAWFCIGYNQTITPIQMLTFYNAIANSGKMVQPQLYKDSTTVINPQIVSQANIDSLKQALEYVVTDGLGQPAKSDKIQIAGETGTVQLEDGSYIVEFCGYFPTNVPQYSIIVSIHKERLPTSGGLMAGDVFRQITEYISTYNKYFNSK, encoded by the coding sequence ATGAAGAAAATTAATATTGGCATCTTCACATTTATAATATTATTAACTTCTTGTCAGTTCCAACCGCATAAAGGCAAACCAAACTCCATTATAGACAACACTTTACAAGCCAAAGCTACTTCTATCTTAGAGAACAAGCTATCTGAACTTAATGCCTTATCTGGGCAAACTATTATTATGGAAGTCCAGACAGGGCATATAAAGGCTATGGTTGGACTTGAAAGGAAAGACAGTGCTAACTACCAACCTTGTGAGAACTTCTCCCAAGCACACGAATCAGCACTGATGCACCCTATATCCATATTGGCAGCATTGGAAACAGGTAAAGTCAAATTAACTAATATGGTAGATGTGGGCGATGGAAGCTATTCTGTACAGGATAGAGAATTAAAAGACCATAATTGGCATAGAGGTGGATATGGTGAAATCTCTATCAAGCAAGGTTTAGCTTCAAGTTCAAACATTGCTGTTTATAAAACAATGGAGAAAGCATTTGAAGATGATGCACAAGCATACTTCAATCTGTTGAATAATATGAGTTATGGTAAACCAGACAGCATCGCAGGCATAGCTAATCTGAAACCTGCATACTTTGTTACTCCTAAAGATAGCGGTTGGAGTGATACAGCCTTTGCATGGTTCTGCATTGGATATAATCAAACTATTACCCCTATACAAATGCTAACCTTTTATAATGCTATTGCTAATAGTGGAAAGATGGTACAACCTCAACTTTACAAAGACAGTACAACAGTTATCAATCCACAGATAGTAAGTCAAGCCAACATTGACAGTCTGAAACAGGCATTGGAATATGTGGTAACTGATGGCTTAGGACAACCTGCCAAGTCTGATAAGATACAAATTGCAGGTGAAACAGGAACAGTACAGCTTGAAGATGGAAGCTATATTGTAGAGTTCTGTGGTTACTTCCCTACAAATGTTCCCCAATATTCTATCATTGTTTCCATCCATAAAGAGAGACTACCTACAAGTGGTGGATTGATGGCAGGTGATGTGTTTAGGCAAATTACAGAATATATTTCTACTTACAATAAATATTTTAATTCAAAATGA
- a CDS encoding lipocalin-like domain-containing protein, whose product MRTFRLIGMTLLMIMLTVNFTACSDDEEDTSSYSTDIVGVWTIVCDEGWEIDDNGEKDSWKEEDADLFLKFYEDGTGTHADDQDFNPFTWSITDNKLTLNPTTSYYEKEVWNISMKDNTMTLEISGQDFYNKLTCKKK is encoded by the coding sequence ATGAGAACATTTAGATTAATTGGAATGACCTTATTAATGATCATGTTAACTGTAAACTTTACAGCTTGTAGCGATGATGAAGAAGATACATCTTCTTACTCAACAGACATTGTTGGTGTCTGGACAATTGTCTGTGATGAAGGCTGGGAAATTGATGACAATGGAGAAAAAGATAGTTGGAAAGAAGAGGATGCAGACCTCTTTCTGAAATTCTATGAAGATGGTACAGGAACACATGCTGATGACCAAGATTTTAATCCATTTACATGGAGCATTACGGATAATAAGCTAACTTTAAATCCTACAACCAGCTATTATGAAAAAGAAGTGTGGAATATCTCAATGAAAGATAACACAATGACACTTGAAATATCTGGACAGGATTTTTATAATAAGTTAACCTGCAAAAAGAAGTAA
- a CDS encoding DMT family protein produces the protein MKALYTILLLIVSNVFMTFAWYGHLKMKQEYSWFAALPLIGVIAFSWSIAFFEYSCQIPANRIGYIGNGGPFSLMQLKVLQEVITLIIFTVFTTVFFKGEALHWNHIAAFVCLILAVYFVFMK, from the coding sequence ATGAAAGCTCTCTACACGATTTTATTGCTTATAGTATCGAATGTCTTCATGACTTTTGCTTGGTATGGTCATTTGAAGATGAAACAGGAATATTCTTGGTTTGCAGCTCTTCCATTGATAGGGGTAATAGCCTTTAGTTGGTCAATTGCTTTTTTTGAGTATTCTTGTCAAATTCCAGCGAATCGCATTGGATATATTGGTAATGGAGGACCATTTTCATTGATGCAGTTGAAAGTTCTTCAAGAAGTAATAACTCTTATTATATTCACTGTCTTTACAACTGTATTCTTTAAAGGTGAAGCTTTGCACTGGAATCATATAGCTGCTTTTGTTTGCTTGATATTGGCTGTTTATTTTGTATTTATGAAATAG
- a CDS encoding DMT family protein produces MKGLYTILLLIVSNVFMTFAWYGHLKLQDMKVITNWPLYAIILFSWSIALAEYNKTEKPNWKFNTLR; encoded by the coding sequence ATGAAAGGTCTTTATACGATTCTGCTTTTAATAGTGTCTAATGTCTTTATGACTTTTGCATGGTATGGTCATCTGAAGTTGCAAGATATGAAAGTGATTACTAATTGGCCGCTTTACGCCATAATCTTATTTTCATGGAGTATCGCTCTTGCGGAGTATAATAAAACGGAAAAACCCAACTGGAAATTTAACACTTTACGTTGA
- a CDS encoding ATP-binding protein — MAQFTKEEKTVRRIEKRFSKGLVEYGLIEDGDKILIGLSGGKDSLALVELLARRARIFKPRFAVVAVHVVMKNIPYQSDLTYLRDYVESWGIPFVLYETEFDASTDTRKSPCFLCSWNRRKALFTVAKEQGCNKIALGHHMDDILETLLMNITFQGAFSSMPPRLVMKKFDMTIIRPMCLVHEVDLLELAQIRGYRKQVKNCPYEAQSHRSNMKDILHQLEAMNPEARYSLWGSMANVQEELLPQKIDNLD, encoded by the coding sequence ATGGCTCAATTCACCAAAGAAGAGAAAACCGTCCGCCGCATTGAAAAGCGGTTTAGTAAAGGACTGGTAGAATATGGTCTGATAGAGGATGGGGATAAGATCCTTATCGGGCTTTCGGGTGGCAAAGATTCTTTGGCATTAGTGGAGCTATTGGCAAGACGCGCCCGAATTTTTAAGCCCAGATTTGCGGTGGTTGCCGTCCATGTAGTGATGAAGAATATTCCGTATCAGAGTGACCTGACATATCTTCGTGATTATGTAGAGTCATGGGGAATCCCTTTTGTATTGTATGAAACGGAATTTGATGCAAGTACAGATACACGCAAATCACCTTGTTTCCTTTGTTCATGGAATAGGCGCAAGGCCTTGTTCACGGTGGCTAAGGAGCAGGGATGCAACAAGATAGCATTGGGACATCATATGGATGATATTCTGGAAACGCTATTGATGAATATCACTTTTCAGGGGGCATTCAGTTCCATGCCGCCCCGCTTGGTAATGAAGAAATTTGATATGACGATTATTCGGCCGATGTGTTTGGTACATGAGGTTGATTTGCTGGAACTGGCCCAAATAAGAGGGTATCGTAAGCAGGTGAAGAATTGTCCTTATGAGGCGCAATCTCACCGTAGTAATATGAAAGATATTCTACATCAGTTGGAAGCTATGAACCCGGAAGCTCGCTATAGTCTTTGGGGAAGTATGGCAAATGTTCAGGAGGAACTTCTTCCTCAGAAAATTGATAATTTAGATTAA
- a CDS encoding tetratricopeptide repeat protein: protein MKKRYILLLLFCLTLVGVSAQTLEEARAFYNQGQYEKAKPIFQKLVKTQPANGNYNLWYGVCCLETGEPEVALKYLETAVKRRVPSGQLYLARNYNDLYRFEDAIKCYEDYISDLAKRKRPTAEAEKLLEKSKANFRMLKGVEEVCIIDSIVIDKGRFLEAYKISPESGKLFMYNDFFQNEAEVEATVYETELGNKIYYGERQPDGKLSILSRNKMQGEWGKGSLLPSSINDSINANYPYVLTDGITIYYAADGENSIGGYDIFVTRYNTNTNTYLTPENVGMPFNSPYNDYMFVIDEYNNLGWFASDRYQPEGKVCIYVFIPNSSKRVYNYEAMDPKKAIGLARIHSLKDTWTDQDAVADAKHRLQAAFDEKPQTTKSHEFEFVIDDQNTYYQQSDFKSPQVKKLFGKYLQLEKAFKEQQNKLEEQRSLYSRAKESDKAKLAPAILDLEKQIQQLSGELEKAAIEVRNTEKQSFK from the coding sequence ATGAAAAAGAGATATATTTTACTCCTTCTATTTTGTCTCACATTAGTCGGTGTATCGGCACAGACGTTGGAGGAAGCGAGAGCTTTCTACAATCAAGGGCAATACGAGAAAGCCAAACCGATTTTCCAGAAACTCGTAAAGACACAACCGGCAAATGGAAATTATAACTTATGGTACGGCGTATGTTGCCTGGAAACAGGAGAACCAGAAGTAGCTTTGAAATATCTGGAAACCGCCGTAAAAAGACGGGTGCCCAGTGGACAACTGTATCTGGCGCGAAATTACAATGACCTGTATCGCTTTGAAGATGCCATCAAATGCTACGAAGACTACATCAGCGACCTGGCCAAACGGAAAAGGCCGACCGCAGAAGCCGAAAAGCTATTGGAGAAAAGTAAAGCCAATTTCCGCATGTTGAAAGGGGTTGAAGAAGTTTGCATTATCGATAGCATCGTAATAGACAAAGGTCGTTTTCTGGAAGCTTATAAAATTAGTCCTGAGTCCGGTAAACTATTCATGTACAATGATTTCTTCCAGAATGAGGCAGAAGTTGAGGCTACCGTATATGAAACGGAACTCGGCAATAAGATTTATTATGGTGAGCGCCAACCGGACGGTAAACTCAGCATCCTCTCGCGTAACAAAATGCAGGGCGAATGGGGCAAAGGTAGCTTGCTACCCAGTAGTATAAATGATTCCATCAATGCCAACTATCCGTATGTATTGACAGATGGCATCACCATCTATTATGCCGCGGATGGTGAAAATTCGATAGGTGGTTACGACATATTCGTCACCCGTTACAATACCAACACGAACACCTACCTCACTCCGGAAAATGTGGGTATGCCGTTCAACTCTCCCTATAATGACTATATGTTCGTTATCGACGAATATAATAATCTCGGATGGTTTGCCTCCGACCGTTACCAGCCGGAAGGAAAAGTTTGCATTTATGTATTCATTCCAAATTCTTCCAAAAGGGTATATAATTATGAAGCAATGGACCCGAAAAAAGCAATCGGGCTTGCCCGGATTCATTCTCTGAAAGATACGTGGACGGATCAGGATGCCGTAGCCGATGCCAAACATCGACTACAAGCCGCATTCGATGAAAAGCCACAAACCACGAAAAGTCATGAGTTTGAGTTTGTAATCGATGACCAGAATACTTATTATCAACAAAGTGATTTCAAATCTCCTCAGGTCAAAAAACTGTTCGGCAAATACCTCCAATTAGAAAAGGCTTTCAAAGAGCAGCAAAACAAATTGGAAGAGCAACGTTCCTTGTACTCCCGTGCCAAGGAAAGCGATAAAGCCAAACTGGCTCCCGCCATACTCGACCTGGAAAAGCAGATACAACAATTATCAGGTGAATTGGAGAAGGCCGCCATTGAAGTGCGTAATACAGAAAAACAATCCTTTAAATAG
- a CDS encoding NfeD family protein — MDILIIIVLIVAAVILFLVELFVIPGISIAGILAGACMIYANYYAFAYLGTTAGFITLGVSAIACIGSLILFMRSKTLDKVALKKNITSKVDRTAADQVKVGDTGVAITRLALIGNAEIDGNIVEVKSMDGFLNEKTPIIVNRITDGVIMVEKKKD, encoded by the coding sequence ATGGACATACTTATCATCATTGTACTCATTGTTGCGGCAGTTATCCTGTTCTTGGTAGAACTGTTCGTCATCCCGGGCATCAGCATAGCCGGAATTCTGGCCGGAGCTTGCATGATCTATGCCAACTACTATGCCTTTGCCTATCTGGGTACAACGGCTGGTTTCATCACGCTCGGTGTATCGGCAATAGCCTGCATAGGCTCATTGATACTCTTCATGCGCTCCAAGACCTTGGATAAAGTGGCGTTGAAGAAGAATATCACATCGAAGGTGGACCGTACGGCTGCGGATCAAGTAAAAGTAGGCGATACGGGTGTGGCCATTACACGCCTGGCACTGATCGGCAATGCCGAAATAGACGGCAACATCGTGGAAGTGAAATCCATGGACGGATTCCTGAATGAAAAAACCCCTATCATTGTAAACCGTATTACGGACGGCGTTATCATGGTAGAAAAGAAAAAAGACTAA
- the floA gene encoding flotillin-like protein FloA (flotillin-like protein involved in membrane lipid rafts) yields the protein MNVDTMYLTAFLVIGGIIFIVLFFHYVPFFLWLSAKVSGVRISLVQLFLMRIRNVPPYIIVPGMIEAHKAGLSNITRDELEAHYLAGGHVERVVHALVSASKANIELSFQMATAIDLAGRDVFEAVQMSVNPKVIDTPPVTAVAKDGIQLIAKARVTVRANIRQLVGGAGEDTILARVGEGIVSSIGSSENHKSVLENPDSISKLVLRKGLDAGTAFEILSIDIADIDIGKNIGAALQIDQANADKNIAQAKAEERRAMAVASEQEMKAKAQEARAKVIEAEAEVPKAMAEAFRNGNLGIMDYYRMKNIEADTSMRETIAKPSGNNSNQPLSK from the coding sequence ATGAACGTAGACACTATGTACCTTACTGCCTTTCTTGTGATAGGAGGCATTATCTTCATCGTACTGTTCTTCCACTATGTTCCTTTCTTCCTATGGTTGTCCGCCAAAGTTTCGGGAGTCAGGATTTCATTGGTGCAATTGTTTTTAATGCGTATCCGTAACGTACCTCCCTACATCATTGTACCGGGTATGATTGAAGCACACAAAGCCGGATTGAGCAACATTACCCGCGACGAGCTGGAAGCTCACTACTTGGCTGGTGGACATGTAGAAAGAGTGGTGCACGCCTTGGTATCCGCCTCTAAAGCTAATATTGAATTATCCTTCCAGATGGCTACCGCAATCGACCTTGCCGGACGTGATGTGTTCGAAGCCGTTCAGATGTCGGTAAACCCGAAGGTGATCGATACTCCTCCGGTGACCGCCGTAGCAAAAGATGGTATCCAGTTGATAGCCAAAGCCCGTGTAACGGTACGCGCCAATATCCGCCAGTTGGTGGGTGGTGCCGGTGAAGACACTATCCTGGCCCGTGTAGGCGAAGGTATCGTATCTTCCATCGGTTCGTCCGAAAACCACAAGTCAGTATTGGAAAACCCGGATTCAATCTCCAAACTTGTGCTCCGCAAAGGTCTGGATGCCGGTACGGCTTTCGAAATCCTGTCCATTGATATCGCTGATATCGATATAGGTAAGAACATCGGTGCGGCTTTGCAGATAGACCAGGCAAATGCCGATAAGAATATCGCCCAGGCCAAAGCTGAGGAACGCCGTGCAATGGCCGTGGCCAGCGAACAGGAAATGAAGGCGAAAGCTCAGGAAGCACGCGCCAAGGTGATCGAGGCAGAAGCCGAAGTACCTAAGGCCATGGCAGAAGCATTCCGTAACGGCAACCTGGGCATCATGGATTATTATCGGATGAAGAACATCGAAGCTGATACTTCCATGCGCGAAACCATAGCCAAACCATCGGGAAACAACTCAAATCAGCCGTTGAGTAAATAA
- a CDS encoding nucleoside phosphorylase, giving the protein MKKYFASSELIINDDGSVFHLHVKPEWLADKVILVGDPGRVALVGSHLENKECEVESREFKTITGTYKGKRITVVSTGIGCDNIDIVMNELDALANIDFNTREEKPQLRQLELVRIGTCGGLQPNTPVGTFICSQKSIGFDGLLNFYSGRNEVCDLPFERAFLNHMGWSGNMCAPAPYVIDANAELIERIAGDNMVRGVTIAASGFFGPQGRELRIPLADPKQNEKIENFEYNGYRITNFEMESSALAGLSRLMGHKATTVCMVIANRLIKEANTGYKNTIDTLIKTVLDRI; this is encoded by the coding sequence ATGAAAAAGTATTTTGCATCTTCCGAACTTATTATCAATGATGACGGTTCAGTTTTTCATCTGCACGTAAAGCCCGAGTGGCTGGCAGACAAAGTAATCCTAGTGGGCGACCCGGGCAGAGTGGCACTGGTAGGCTCACACCTTGAGAATAAAGAATGTGAAGTGGAAAGCCGCGAGTTCAAAACCATTACAGGTACCTACAAGGGCAAACGCATCACGGTGGTTTCTACGGGTATTGGTTGCGACAACATCGACATTGTGATGAACGAACTGGACGCCTTGGCCAACATCGACTTCAACACACGTGAAGAAAAGCCCCAACTTCGCCAGTTAGAACTGGTGCGCATCGGTACTTGTGGCGGTTTGCAACCGAATACGCCCGTAGGTACATTTATCTGCTCGCAAAAGTCCATTGGTTTCGATGGCCTGCTGAACTTCTATTCAGGGCGCAATGAAGTGTGCGACCTGCCATTTGAGCGTGCATTCCTGAACCACATGGGATGGTCGGGGAATATGTGCGCACCTGCTCCGTACGTGATCGACGCCAATGCCGAACTGATAGAGCGCATTGCCGGAGACAATATGGTACGCGGTGTAACGATTGCCGCCAGTGGTTTCTTTGGCCCGCAAGGACGCGAACTACGTATTCCGCTGGCTGACCCGAAGCAAAATGAAAAGATCGAGAACTTTGAATACAATGGCTATCGCATTACGAACTTCGAGATGGAAAGCTCCGCACTGGCCGGTTTGAGCCGCCTGATGGGACATAAGGCGACCACGGTATGCATGGTCATAGCCAACCGGTTGATTAAAGAAGCCAATACGGGCTACAAGAATACGATTGACACTTTGATAAAAACCGTACTGGACAGAATTTAA